The proteins below are encoded in one region of Equus przewalskii isolate Varuska chromosome 1, EquPr2, whole genome shotgun sequence:
- the PSTK gene encoding L-seryl-tRNA(Sec) kinase isoform X1 has product MKTGEDARGEGSTGPQKLGLCVLCGLPAAGKSTFARALSHRLQQERGWAVCVVAYDDVMPDAFLREASARPLPSQWKLLRQELLKYLEYFLMAVINGCQMSAPPDRTEAMWEDFITCLKDQNLISSAACEAQSCYLLTKTAVSGPLFLILDDNFYYQSMRYEVYHLARKYSLGFCQVFLDCSLETCLQRNGQRPQALPAETIHLMERKIEKPNPEKNAWEHNSLTIQSPACSPEASLKLTDLLLTALENPVKCVEDNVEQKETDRITCSTNILHQADQTLRRIVSQTMKEAKDAQVLPYNLKLLAEELNKLKAEFLEDLRQGNKKYLCFQQTTDIADVISSFHYEKDNTVQKYFSKQH; this is encoded by the exons ATGAAGACCGGCGAGGACGCCAGAGGAGAGGGCAGTACGGGGCCGCAGAAGCTAGGACTCTGCGTCCTCTGCGGCCTGCCCGCAGCAGGAAAATCGACCTTCGCACGGGCCCTCAGCCACCGGCTACAGCAAGAGCGAGGCTGGGCCGTGTGCGTCGTCGCCTATGATGACGTCATGCCAGACGCGTTCCTCCGGGAGGCGAGCGCACGGCCATTG CCATCCCAGTGGAAATTGCTTCGACAGGAACTCTTGAAGTACCTAGAATACTTCCTGATGGCTGTCATTAACGGGTGTCAGATGTCTGCCCCTCCCGACAGAACTGAAGCCATGTGGGAAGATTTTATAACCTGCTTAAAGGATCAAAATCTGATATCTTCTGCAGCGTGTGAGGCCCAGTCTTGCTACCTCTTAACAAAGACTGCTGTTTCTGGacctttgtttttgattttagatGACAACTTTTATTATCAAAGTATGAGATATGAAGTCTACCACCTGGCTCGGAAAT ATTCATTAGGCTTTTGCCAGGTGTTTTTAGATTGTTCTCTTGAGACCTGTTTACAGAGGAATGGCCAGAGACCACAGGCACTGCCTGCCGAGACCATCCACCTGatggaaagaaagatagaaaagccCAACCCTGAGAAAAATGCTTGGGAACACAACAGCCTCACCATTCAGAGTCCAGCATGTTCTCCTGAAGCCAG CCTGAAGTTGACTGATTTATTGCTTACTGCTTTGGAAAATCCAGTGAAATGTGTGGAGGACAATGTGGAACAAAAG GAAACAGACAGAATTACTTGTTCAACTAACATTCTTCATCAAGCTGATCAGACACTCCGAAGAATCGTCTCTCAGACGATGAAGGAAGCGAAAG ATGCACAAGTGCTTCCTTACAACTTGAAGCTTCTAGCAGAAGAACTTAACAAGCTGAAAGCAGAGTTTTTGGAAGACctaagacaaggaaacaaaaaatatctgtGCTTTCAACAAACCACTGACATAGcagatgttatttcttcttttcattatgaGAAAGATAACACTGTacagaaatatttctcaaagcaGCATTAA
- the PSTK gene encoding L-seryl-tRNA(Sec) kinase isoform X3 — protein sequence MKTGEDARGEGSTGPQKLGLCVLCGLPAAGKSTFARALSHRLQQERGWAVCVVAYDDVMPDAFLREASARPLPSQWKLLRQELLKYLEYFLMAVINGCQMSAPPDRTEAMWEDFITCLKDQNLISSAACEAQSCYLLTKTAVSGPLFLILDDNFYYQSMRYEVYHLARKYSLGFCQVFLDCSLETCLQRNGQRPQALPAETIHLMERKIEKPNPEKNAWEHNSLTIQSPACSPEASLKLTDLLLTALENPVKCVEDNVEQKETDRITCSTNILHQADQTLRRIVSQTMKEAKDKETEGPSAHHQENQHTVGTTTLVS from the exons ATGAAGACCGGCGAGGACGCCAGAGGAGAGGGCAGTACGGGGCCGCAGAAGCTAGGACTCTGCGTCCTCTGCGGCCTGCCCGCAGCAGGAAAATCGACCTTCGCACGGGCCCTCAGCCACCGGCTACAGCAAGAGCGAGGCTGGGCCGTGTGCGTCGTCGCCTATGATGACGTCATGCCAGACGCGTTCCTCCGGGAGGCGAGCGCACGGCCATTG CCATCCCAGTGGAAATTGCTTCGACAGGAACTCTTGAAGTACCTAGAATACTTCCTGATGGCTGTCATTAACGGGTGTCAGATGTCTGCCCCTCCCGACAGAACTGAAGCCATGTGGGAAGATTTTATAACCTGCTTAAAGGATCAAAATCTGATATCTTCTGCAGCGTGTGAGGCCCAGTCTTGCTACCTCTTAACAAAGACTGCTGTTTCTGGacctttgtttttgattttagatGACAACTTTTATTATCAAAGTATGAGATATGAAGTCTACCACCTGGCTCGGAAAT ATTCATTAGGCTTTTGCCAGGTGTTTTTAGATTGTTCTCTTGAGACCTGTTTACAGAGGAATGGCCAGAGACCACAGGCACTGCCTGCCGAGACCATCCACCTGatggaaagaaagatagaaaagccCAACCCTGAGAAAAATGCTTGGGAACACAACAGCCTCACCATTCAGAGTCCAGCATGTTCTCCTGAAGCCAG CCTGAAGTTGACTGATTTATTGCTTACTGCTTTGGAAAATCCAGTGAAATGTGTGGAGGACAATGTGGAACAAAAG GAAACAGACAGAATTACTTGTTCAACTAACATTCTTCATCAAGCTGATCAGACACTCCGAAGAATCGTCTCTCAGACGATGAAGGAAGCGAAAG
- the PSTK gene encoding L-seryl-tRNA(Sec) kinase isoform X2, with translation MKTGEDARGEGSTGPQKLGLCVLCGLPAAGKSTFARALSHRLQQERGWAVCVVAYDDVMPDAFLREASARPLPSQWKLLRQELLKYLEYFLMAVINGCQMSAPPDRTEAMWEDFITCLKDQNLISSAACEAQSCYLLTKTAVSGPLFLILDDNFYYQSMRYEVYHLARKYSLGFCQVFLDCSLETCLQRNGQRPQALPAETIHLMERKIEKPNPEKNAWEHNSLTIQSPACSPEASLKLTDLLLTALENPVKCVEDNVEQKETDRITCSTNILHQADQTLRRIVSQTMKEAKGTLGTYRPGSRPDSAASPVSWTLGCTSASLQLEASSRRT, from the exons ATGAAGACCGGCGAGGACGCCAGAGGAGAGGGCAGTACGGGGCCGCAGAAGCTAGGACTCTGCGTCCTCTGCGGCCTGCCCGCAGCAGGAAAATCGACCTTCGCACGGGCCCTCAGCCACCGGCTACAGCAAGAGCGAGGCTGGGCCGTGTGCGTCGTCGCCTATGATGACGTCATGCCAGACGCGTTCCTCCGGGAGGCGAGCGCACGGCCATTG CCATCCCAGTGGAAATTGCTTCGACAGGAACTCTTGAAGTACCTAGAATACTTCCTGATGGCTGTCATTAACGGGTGTCAGATGTCTGCCCCTCCCGACAGAACTGAAGCCATGTGGGAAGATTTTATAACCTGCTTAAAGGATCAAAATCTGATATCTTCTGCAGCGTGTGAGGCCCAGTCTTGCTACCTCTTAACAAAGACTGCTGTTTCTGGacctttgtttttgattttagatGACAACTTTTATTATCAAAGTATGAGATATGAAGTCTACCACCTGGCTCGGAAAT ATTCATTAGGCTTTTGCCAGGTGTTTTTAGATTGTTCTCTTGAGACCTGTTTACAGAGGAATGGCCAGAGACCACAGGCACTGCCTGCCGAGACCATCCACCTGatggaaagaaagatagaaaagccCAACCCTGAGAAAAATGCTTGGGAACACAACAGCCTCACCATTCAGAGTCCAGCATGTTCTCCTGAAGCCAG CCTGAAGTTGACTGATTTATTGCTTACTGCTTTGGAAAATCCAGTGAAATGTGTGGAGGACAATGTGGAACAAAAG GAAACAGACAGAATTACTTGTTCAACTAACATTCTTCATCAAGCTGATCAGACACTCCGAAGAATCGTCTCTCAGACGATGAAGGAAGCGAAAGGTACGCTGGGCACTTACAGGCCGGGTAGTCGGCCGGACTCTGCTGCTTCTCCTGTTTCCTGGACACTTGG ATGCACAAGTGCTTCCTTACAACTTGAAGCTTCTAGCAGAAGAACTTAA